The DNA segment CATGACCGGCCTGGTGCTGTTTGTAATCGCCGCCCTGACCGATTTGGCCGACGGACACTACGCCCGCAAATACGGTATTGTTACCGGCTTTGGTCGATTCATGGACCCCTTAGCCGACAAGATACTGGTCTCGTGCGCGCTGGTTTCGTTTATCGCCCTCAAATATGTTTCACCGTTGCCGGTGATGTTGATTATTGGACGCGAGTTCGCCATAACCGGCCTGCGACTGTTGGCTGCATACTCGGGCGTGGTGATACCACCCACCTGGTGGGCGAAAGTGAAGACGTTTTTGCAACTGACCGTGGTCGGACTGTTAATCGGTTACATCAGCCTGATAACATCGCTCGTACATTTTGAAAGCAGCGCCCTTTCCATGTTTGAATTCGATCACTATTTTTATTTCAATCTCTTGCTCTGGGCGGCGGCCGTGATTACTGTGTGGACCGGTATCGACTACATTGTAAAATACTTCTCCATGATCAAGTC comes from the Candidatus Zixiibacteriota bacterium genome and includes:
- the pgsA gene encoding CDP-diacylglycerol--glycerol-3-phosphate 3-phosphatidyltransferase; this encodes MPNKLTLLRIIIAPIFMYFFLIDSFWMRMTGLVLFVIAALTDLADGHYARKYGIVTGFGRFMDPLADKILVSCALVSFIALKYVSPLPVMLIIGREFAITGLRLLAAYSGVVIPPTWWAKVKTFLQLTVVGLLIGYISLITSLVHFESSALSMFEFDHYFYFNLLLWAAAVITVWTGIDYIVKYFSMIKSVLK